Genomic segment of Harmonia axyridis chromosome 6, icHarAxyr1.1, whole genome shotgun sequence:
acttcttgctgaccacgaaaataatccaaaattataatcaaaattgGTCGACATAGaagaaattgacgaaaaatgaagtaaggtgagaaatctttcaaaatcacaagaactcaaatttCTCGTGatctgttgatttttggttatcactaaatatggctcaaacgacagcaattGAGTCATACTTACACTTCCTCCAAGGTTTACGTCCAATTTggaaaaaccctgtatattgttggcattataatcatttcaaattgtgtCCTTCTAGAGGAATGATTTTAAGCAGTTTTGTAAACCTCTTCGTTAAGTTATTTTACAACTTTGACTGTTTATATTCGGTTCGATCTCAATTCAATTCTATcaaaattatttccttcaaattagAGTACCGAATAATCAAAACATGTAATCGGTACATATGACGAAATTCAAGATGATGGATGCAACACACATCAACAAACTCAAAGTCAAACACCCTGGAAAATCACAGAATACTAATATCATGTCAAAATGATAGACGCACAGAAACAAGcatgcaaaaaaaattcttctgaaCTTTCTTTATTCTTACGTTTCTCGATCGCTGAACTCTACCACTTACAATTCGAATACTCATTCATCATTGTCTTCGGGAATAAATGGTCTGTGTAGACTCGATTGCCCTATTTAGTTAACGAACTGGAATTTCTAATAAAGCTTAAGCTGCTTGGAGAGTTCTTGAAATATTTAATCTCCTTGTGTTGTGTTCTAGCTTTGTACGAAATCATTCATTCACTTCAACTCCTACAAATTTATTCCCTAGATAAGAAATTGATGGAACAATTTCGTagaatcaagaagaaaaaagggtatGCAATTGAACTTTACAGtgtctgaatttgatgaattaatttaaagaatgaaaactgagatatcaattgaaaaaatgaggaTTCGCCAATAGCAACCTTAAAGACCGCATATATATGGTTGTGTGGTCTCTAATCGGCACAATTGACAAGCACTCAAAAACTCCTGCCCCACGTTGATGTTATCCTCCTCTTCTatgttcttcaattttctatggttctgatgatgtgataaGCTTGAAATTCCGCACGAAACTTGAAATtgctatttcattttgaatcctAAATACTCAATTCTGTCAGCTTTGTGTTCGCTGACATAATGGGTAactttgttcaatatttttctttaatattctatggttttggttaggttaggttagttagTTAGATAGTTTAGGTTAGGAAATTCCGCACGAAACTTGAAATTCGCTATTTCATATCGAATACTAAATACACAATTCCGTCAGCTTTTGGGcaacttttttcaatattattcttgaattttctatagttttggTTAGGTTAGTTAGTTAGATAGTTTAGGTTAGGAAATTTCGCACGAAATTTCTCCTCAattcaatttgtattcactgACATTTTGGgtaactttttttcttgaattttgtatggttcTGATTACGCGACCATAATCAcatcaattaaattttacaCTGAGCTTGAAAGCGTTATTTCACATGAATACCCAAAATTTCAATTCCGTCGGTTTTGTAGcgacggaaatattgggtaatattGTTTCAacattattcttgaattttatccCGATCGGAGCTGCAGTTTCAATATTGACAGGAAAACAATATTTCGAAAGATCATATTTATGGAATTCCTGTtcgaattttgcccattaacaaactcAAACGCGCGGTGTTCAAGATCTGAACCTACCCCGACATTTAATAGTTTCTAGACTTCTAAGTTTCTGGGTTGAGGTGGTAAAATGCCATTCTTTTCATAACTTTCATCAACAATGTTATAATCTGACCCACACTTTAtccaaaaaagaaaacaataaaataacacCAAAACACACTGAACATTCTAAAAACAACTCTGATCATACAAAACAATCATACAATAATCGTAAAAACAAACACAAAAAATGGAATTAATAACTCCACCAATTATGAACAAACAAACCCGGAGAAAAAGTGCCCAAATATTCTAATCCGGAAAAACTGTTCACCAAAGAATGACGTAATTTCTCATTATTTGGGTGTAAATTTTCTCAAGAATAAAAACTTCGCCACAAGTCATTAATAACACTATAACTCATGAATAAATTACAATATTTCGAATAGAATTAAGAAATAgaaacattttcaatgaaaattaaaacaGTTCATTATTTATTCGCCAACACAGTTTTTGAGGGGGTAGAAtgtaatatttttcgaaagttAATTTCATGCCGTTCTTTTCATAACTTTCAGTCGATCCAAATGAACTTTCAGAACGATAGCATTCAATGTTAAAGTCTGACCCACACTTCAtccaaaaaagaaaacaatCCAATAACACCAAAACCCCCAACAACGCTcaagaagaaaaacaaacacaaaaaaaaagaatcaacaACACAAACTCCACCGatcataaacaaacaaacaaacaaaccaCAACAACGATGTAAACAAACAAACTCACCAAAACTGGTCTTCTCCAAATAACCCTGCACCAAATATCTTCGTCCTGCACATCGATCACATCCAAAAACAACTCGAACGAAACTCCTGCTGTCAAGTTTCTTCTTCTCCCTGCTTGGAAATAAGTCAGCCACTAGGTAAAACAGTAGCACGAGGTCTCTGTGTCTTCTCTGTTTGGAGGGTGGTCTACAACTAACGGCAGAATGGGGCGGCTCCCCAGTATTGATCGAGCTCCAACCCCCAATCCCCTCCAAGAACCCCCAACAGGACGGGACATTGCACTTGGTGCCACACTACAGGGATGCACTTCTCAATGCGGATATGTCACTAGAACGGGCGGTTGATTCGAACAACAACAGTCTGTTTTCAAATTCTCCCCTGTTGAAAGTTTGGGGACTGACCGCGAGAAAATTGGTCGCGGGTTGAAATTACACAATTCAATTGTTTCGGTGGCTGTCTTGTTGAGATTGGATTGGGAACATCCGAGATATAAAGGGGAAAAGTATGCAGAGTTTCGTTTGCAGGATTTAGATGAAATCGGCGATTTTTTTTGGAACTGACTCTTTGCTTGCCGGATAGATGGCGTCGTGGGTTGTGCATCTCTCGGTAGACCGGAACCGCCTAGAGCataatcttaattttttcatattttctttggGATAACTTCAGAAAACACTTATCACATTAGCTACCTCCTGGCAGACACCCcaaaactcatttatttgaaacattttactTATTTTAAGGTTAAAACGTTGTTTTTTAACATCCGGTATAGGATGACGCCAATTTGACAGACATTATGCACAAAAATGCTTGCAGATGGGCGATTAGTCCatgatttcatgaattataggtaaaaatctgaaattttcagaaaaaattcgataattttgtcgaagctgccacttcttctggacattaGATACGCACTAGAAGCCTCACTATGTTTCATATCAGAATTCGATctctgaaaaacgtttttatttgaggggtctgtgacaaatattttaggGGATACAACGATTCTttgatagaaattcaatttttactgttttttcaaaatttcgagttctacgaaaaatcggtgggCGGTGTCAGAGTTGACGATCCCTAATTAGCTGAATTTCGAActtacatgaaaatttttttcacgaaaaattttcgtaaaattctccatacctaacccttacaAGTTCCTTCATGGGGATATTGTACCttattattgattgattcgactatgtagatcaggAAAAtacttgcagtttggcgatcagtacattatttcagaaattataggtaaaaatctgaaattttcgagaaaaaattaataatatttccgaggctgcaacttcgcctggacgtaagctacgcctttgaaacctcagtatgttttagatcggaacttgatgtttgaaaaacgtttttatttgagaggtctgtgacgaatattttaggagatataacgattcctGCCCATAAATTAtgactatttgatttcaaaataactgTTTGACGATTCATGCAAAGTTACATGAATACAACTTCCTTGAAATCATGTCAGGAGGCCAGAAAGTAATGGAATCCAATAGGAGTTTGCATAAACGAACTTATCAGtgctttcgccattttgcaacattGCGTTTCgttcaattttaaaaaatctaTTACTGGTATTCGAATCCATcttcttgaaaaaatcaaacatttTCAGGAAGAGTATTTCTGAtgaagattttgaaagtgattatttccagaaaaaaataacagaattGTCGAAACTTTGCGATATCATTATTATCATAAAAGCGTGAAATCGATCCCAAATACAATCAAAACTTGTTGCTATTGTAATCACTTCAGCATCAACATTTCCAAACACTTAAATTTCATTGGCGTATCCAATAGTAATGAACCAACACTCCTGTTCTATTTATTTGGTTTTCAGCGTAAACATATCGATCGTTATTTCGCTTTCAAACCTGGGTAGGCTATGGTTTCACCTCAAAACGCAGAATAATGCTTCTTGTGTATTGGTAAtggttttttctgttttcttggggaaaatatcggattactGAGCTACTCAGACGCAATATCCAATAACACTTCCGTTCCAAGGAGGATACACGATGGATTCCCAAGTGAAAactaatacagggtgattcaccgggatggcctattagacttttatggaaaactaatcgtaattttgagctgaaaatttgaatattgcaatttgagacaatgatctttctcctttaaatattttcagacctctataACTTCCGGTTGTACTGAAAACaggctactacttccttatttcaaatggtacattcagtatattattgcatcataagatagctgttttgatgacaatttcggcaaaatGTCATACTTtggataaaaactcaacggttcatgagttaaaaggattctcattgaaaaaatagtggtgatgaggactcacatttttttgaatatttcggcaaaaaaggtagtttcgaaaaaaaatttttttcttttcgattatgcaaatacgtagtattataagactgtttgcagtttggaacAAAAAAGTTCAGAGTCTTCATataaagatcatgaacttggacaactcaaattcatcgaaactcaagattttcaaattagaagctatattttttattatttcagttgattctaCCTACAAAAATAGTGAGGGTTAGTTGAGCGAATCCTatatctaaaatgaatacttcaagagttatcgaggaagaacattaaatgaagaaaaaatgcaATTTATAATTGTGTGGAGAAGTctgtgacttccagaaaacaaagaaaattaaattcgatgtttccataactgaatttgacattttccataaacgtctaataggccatcccggtgaatcaccctgtatttcaagcTGGGCAGAGCCGAAGACACTTCAGGAATTAGATGATAATTGAATTAGATTGTTCCTCAAAGATAACCATTAAAATTTACTAACTTTTATTTCATTAAGCTCGCTGGTTTTCACTCAAAGTGATGTTAAAGCTTTATCAAGGGCTAATTGCCCTGAACTATTGTGGGTGAACACATTCTCACGGGGAGATACTTCCCTCACCCGCTGCAACTCGAATGCAATGTTGTAACAGACATAACACTccactcaataagtcctgggCCTATTCTGTAAAaacaaacacatttttttcttgaaaattcgactttattcattaacatagtcaccttcaagaggcATACATGTATTCCAACACTCCTCTAactttttaaaaatttaggagatataacgattcttaGATAGAAATTcgatttttactgtttttttccaaatttcgagttcaaatttccacaaaactgtgaggtctacggaAATCTCTGATTAGcggaatttcgatctcacctgaaaaattttttgtccaaaaattttcgtaaaattttccataccttacCCTTAGGAaattgagaaacaaataaaagttccttcatggaaatattgtatcattttattgattgattcgactatgtagatcaggaaaatgcttgcagtttggccatcagtacattatttcaggaattataggtaaaaatctgaaattttcgaaaaaaaaatgattaatattcccgaggctgcaacttctcctggacgtgagctacgcccttgaaacctcagtatgttttagatcggaacttgatgtttggaaaacgtttttatttgaggggtctgtgacgaataattcaggagatataacgatttttagaggcaaattcaatttttttccaaatttcgagttgaaattttctcaaaaccgtgagctctacgaagaatcggtgagcggtgccaaaattgacaaTCTTTGATCAGcagaatttcgatctcacctgaaaaattttttgtccaaaaattttcataaaattttccataggtacccttagaaaatttgaaaaaatttaaagttccttcatggggaTATTGTACCttattattgattgattcgattatgtagatcacgaaaatgcttgcagttgagcgattagtccattatttcttgaattataGGTAATAACCTgaaattttcttaaaaaaatagaaattttctcgaagctgctacttcttctggacataagctacgcacttgaaatcTCCCTATGTTTTAGATCAAAACTCGATCaccgaaaaacgtttttattcgaGAGGTCTGTcacaaatattttaggagatataacgattcttggATAGAGATTCAATTGTTACTGTTTTTGAAATtacgagttcaaatttcctcaaaactgtgaggtctacgaagAATCAGTGAGCGGtgtcagaattgacgatctctaagtagccgaatttcgaactcacctgaaaattgtttcaatactttttctgtagaaagattcgccttaactttcgaaataggcttcttCAACCTCAACAATCAGTTCATTATTagagccaattttttttcaggaagcATTCTTTTGTGGCCTAGCTACAAATCACTGAGGACTAGATCTGGGGAATATGGGTGGAcaagcaattcgttcaatttttcaatgacgctcatcgatttgtgataagggtattgtcttgatgaaagaaTATTTCTTCATTGGTATTTGATGACGTTTTTCCTTAAAGATTGCAATCAATTGAATCAAAAACGTTGTGTAATATTCAATGTTGATGGTATCACCTTCATCAAGGTAGTCAATGAGTAATACGCCATTCACGTCCCAAAATACGTATACTACAACCTTGCCAGGtaatgtttgagattttggtcggTATGAACAGCTTTATAAAATTTATAAGCctatcaataaacatttcctttTGCATAAAAAGCATGTCAAAGACTAACCCGCACATACTTCCAAATTATTTAATCGACTCGGAATGTACATTATGTTGAACAACATCAGCATAAAAAAACCGAATCATATGGTGCTATAAGTCTTGCAGTAATAGGGTAGGGCATCGGCGAACTTATAATATAACTGTCCATCCATGAAACATGCGAATGGAAGCATCAAACAGCTCAGATCGAAATCTGGGAAATATTTCACTATCAATTCCAGGAAATATTGATAAACCTTCGAAATCCTCTTGAAATCTTCATAATTGGTTGTGCTCAAGGCAATCATTTTCCCAGAACTCATTAAACTTGTATCGAGCATTTTAAGAGTTGTCAGAGATTTTCCTATTTCCTTTTTGGTTCTATCAGATTTCGTTGTTTTGGTCGTTGTTTTACTTTTagtttccttctttttctctttcattttttcGCGTTTTTCTGACTTTTTACTTTTCGGTCGTTTTTTAGTTTCCTTCTTGGTTTTCTTATCTTCCTTTTCTTTACCTTTTTTAGGTTCCTTTTTGGCTGATCCTGGTTTTTTCTTCCCCTTTTTCGCAACCTTCTCCTCCTTTTCTTTTGGagtcttcttttttttatcaGCTTTACTTGATTTTGAGCTCTCTTTAGATTTCTTCTCCTTATCTGTAACATCAGCTTGAACTCCTTCGTGCTtttttttcgtctttttcttttcttctttcttcGTCATCGTCTTTTTGTCTTGTTTTGCAGAATCGCCAACACTTTTATCTTCCTTCccctttttctttttctctGCCTTTTCGGAGTCCAGTTTACTCTCTGACTTAGTTTCTTTCTTTTCccctttcttctttttctttgttttatcGTCGAGTAAAGATGATTCACTTTTTGGCTTCTTTTTCGAATCTGCAGCTTTATCTTTAGTTTTTTTCGGAGTTGAAGTCTTGCCCTCGTCTCCTTCTTCTTTCTTTCCTTTCCcttctttcttttctttctcttctttcgtttctttttcctttttcttcttatcggtatcacttttttcttttttcggcAACTTTTTAGCATCTTCTTCTGTTTTTTCCTTTCCTCCAGTTTCGTCTTTCGTTTTGAGTATTTCAGAGGGCTCTTTttccttctttattttttccttcGAAGGTTTCCCAAGCTTCGATTCTTGTTTCCCAAGTTTTCcttttttcgtgtttatatcACTTTCCGACTTCAATTTCTTCTGTTTATGTTTAGATTTGTCTGCTTCgtatatttcatgaattgatTCCTCTTTCTGAGCATCTACACCTTCTTTTTCGGTCTGTTCATCTACAAGACTTTTTTGTTTCTCTTCTTTCGCGAAAGAGTCAAAAAGTTTATCGAGCTCTTcatattctttcattttcgtttctTCGAATGCCCCGCCGAATATTTGACTGAGACTGTATGCGGAAGCTCGATCCCCATCTTCACGATGTCCTGTTGGCACAATACCCTTAATTATATCATCCCCTTTCATCGATTCTTTTTTTAACAAAGGATAACATTCGCAGAATTCCTTTTCGCGTACAATGTTGCCCTCATTATCAAGCTGAACATCTGGTATCACTTGGCCACAATGAAATCCACAATCAAGCTTTCTGGGTTGCAGCTGCTCTGTCTCATCACAAACGAAAATCTCTGAAGGAAGCTTACAACACACCATCTTCTTCGACATCTTCTTTGAAGGTTTTTTCTTCACTTCTAGAAAACATACCGACGTTGATTTTTCGATCAGCGACCTAGAACGAGATTGTTCTCGAAGTATTGTTTGAGAATCCATTTTCTGTGATTTACGCAGTtgctttttcagtttttcctcTTCTTCTACCTGTCTGCGTTGAAGTTGAGCTTGCCGTTCTTCTTCCCTAGTCTGCTTGGCTTCTAACATCAGTAAGTCTATACCAGTAGGTGGGAACTCGTCTTTGGGTTTCTCAAAAGCTTCTCGCATCTCGTCGTAGAAAAGAAGATTGCAGGTATGTCTCGTATTGAGTTTATTGTTGTATTTATTGCACATTTCTGAACAGAATTTGACTGAACCGCAACAGGGACAGCACAGCAGCTTCTTATCTGATTTTCTCAAGCAATGATAGCAAACCTCATACTTTTCTGGATCGTTATCCAATGCATACATAACAATGTAATTTGGTACCTCGAAATGTTTACCGAGTTTCTTAACCTCTTCTTCTAGTGTCAAAGGAGGTTCAGAAGCTTTTGGTTGTTCCCTTTGCAAAGAATAATTGCCCTTGGGAGCTTTGTCCTTTACGAAATTCAACACTTTAAGTATAGTTTCCTCGTTCTTCGCATCTACGGTCATCCTATTTTGTTTAATGTGGAACTTCAGGCAATCTAGAGCCTCTTGAACGGTGAAGAACCTGGCCATACTGTCCAAACACTTATGACACAAAAGATCTTCAGATGCGAATAGAAGCAGAATGTGCATTGCTTGACACTGATACAGCGTCATTAAAATTTCACGTCCAACTTCTCGCAAATACGCGACACACAACTTATTGCAATCTTTCATGATGTTATAACTATTTGAGAACAAAGTTTTTCGGAATAAGGCATCATTGGCTTCTAAGTCATTTCGAATTCTGGGTATATCGTAGTCAACACAGATTGAAGAGTCGAAAAGGAAAAactcgaaaatattcgagaagTTATAGACTGAATCGAATGGATTCGATCCCAAAGAGATCAGTTTGTCGATGATGCTCTTGCAGGCATCGAACTGCTTTACGACTGGGAATCTGTTGAGTCCTAATACAGTTAGAGCGTTGCCCATGTTTTCCCCTAGGTGTTGTTCAATTTGTAAGTAAGGACGAAGGGTCTCAATCAGCTTAAGATTTCCTCTCAACACTGCAAGAGAAAGAATTGTATGTCCTAAATAGTACTGGTCGTATATAGAGCCGTATTCCATCAGAACCCTAGCCAAATCGCACTGGAAGAACACATTTTCGTCATCATAATCCTTACGCATCACCACCATCTGAATGGCAGTCTTTCCAACACAGTCCTCTACATCCGGACTCACGTATTTACCTATCAATTCCTCATTTTGATCGTACCAGAAATCATTTGGAGATTTCAGGTTAGGATCTGTCGAATTCTCAAGAAACTTCTCAGCCATCTGAACGTTTGGTTGACTAAAAGGTAGGCTGGCTAAGATGTGCAAAGCTGATAGATTATCTTCAGTTACAATGTTAGGGTTTGCTGAATGTTGTAACAGCTTATCTAATAGTTGCAAGTTCTTGCTGAAGATTGTCAAAAGTATTGGTTTCATGGGTAGATCTCCAACGTTTGGATCCGCACCATAGTGGAGCAAGAGTTCTATGGTCTGCATTATTGACTCGACTTCCTTCCCCTCTACATCTTCCACCTTTTTTGCACCGACAACCTTCTTGTACTTCTCGTAATCTTCGATGAAAGATGTAGAAAACAAGTAGTTTATATTCGATTTCATAGTAAGCGAGTTGCTCTTGATTGACTGAAGATGACTTCGTATCTTTGTTGACATTTCTTCCGATatctttttcaattcttcagtTGAGGAGCGCTTACCAGATATTGGTATATGAGGCATGGATCCGACGAATTCTCTTATACTTACTAGGGATTCGTGTGGTCTCCACTGAGTTACCTGATCTAGTTCTCTGGAGCTCAAAACAGTTTCGGGCAAAAAAGCTTTTTCCCAAATAAGGATTCCTTTTATCTTAGCGAGATATCTCAGGAGAGTGAGAGTAAGTGGAGTTAAGCATTCGTCGTTGAAAGCATCTAAGTTTGCTCCGACGTTAGCCAACTGTCTTATGATTTCGTGACAGTCTCCTGAACAGGCCAGATGAAGTCCAGTGTTACCTCTAGCATCAGACAAATCAGGGTATACGTTGTTGTAAAACAGATCTCTACGAACTTCATCAAGTTTGTTGCCCAGACAAtgtttcaagaaatttatagaAGTAGACTCGATAGTGCCCAATTTTCCAAATGAAGATCTGTCTCCTATTAGTAAAGATTTAATGTTGAAACTGAGAATCTTCTCGAAGTTCCTGTATCTGAAGGCATGCTGAAGTATTTCAATGGCTGTTTTTCCATTGTTCCACGTGAGCAAATCTTCGACTTGCAGCTTAACAACTTTCGACGAAGTCGATTCATTCACATTAGAGAATTCTTTGAAGAGGGTTTCATTCAAAAACGTGATGATTTTTTGATAGAATTTCTCCTTTTTGTCCAAGCTTGCGATCTGCTCCATCAGAAAATCTGCGTTTGGTATTTCTTCATCTAGACATATGCAGGTAAATTTTTCGATGGATTCAGAAGGAAATTTTTCCTGATCGCTGCCATGAATAGAAGGATCGCTATGAAATGGTTGGGTATTGATGTAAATCTTGTTGATACTCTCTTTACTTGGCGGCAGGATCTTATTTCTAGAACTTCCACCACTCAAAACCATGTCATCAACAATACTCGACTGCATTCTCATCTGATCCAAATTTTTCTCCACTACCGGTTTGTGAGAGGTGTTACTTTCCACGTAGTTACTAGCTCTGGAAGGATATTTTACATCCATGTCCAAGTAATCAGTTGACGTTGATGAGTTTACCGGATTTGGATCGTTGCAAAGTGAAGTAACTGCGATTTTGCAGCATTTTTTACAACTTTCCAGTTGTTTTTCGTACTTTCTCTTTATCGCGTGGATTTTTTTCAGTTCTGTATGCAGCTCGTCAATCTGCTTCGTGACATAGACGCATCTCTCAGTAGCGCAAGGAAAACCGGCGTCTTCAGCGTCGTTAGCCTCAGAAACACCATCTACGAAGGCTTCATCTTCTAAGACGTCAATGAGAGTGTCTTCAGAACCTAACTGAGCGTGATCATAGAGGTTACGGTCGAAAAACAGTGAGTTTTCATTTCTTACGTGATGGTTATACAATTCTGGATATCTATTAACCAAAGATTCATCGCTGGTGAGTCCGCTCAGCATCCCTTTAGCAACGTCTTTCTTCTGAGGTAATGCAGGTACGATTTTTTTGAATCTCAGCAATTTGATCCTACCTGAAGCACTGTTAGATAGAGTGGAAACAACATCTGAACTCAAAGAAATGCTAAGTCGTATCAAATGATTGCCATTCCATAAACCAACATCTTGAGTTTCATCTGGATACGTCAGAACTCCTGGACCAAACTTCCTGTTATCCTTGAAGAGGCCTTCATGGACTCTTCCATCATTATACAAAATCTGGCCATAACCCTCGAGTTTATTGTTGTAGAATTGACCATCGAAAAATGACTGACCGTCTTCATGTTTTATGAAATAGAATCCCTTATTGTGCATGTTGTTGTATAGGAAATTACCCGCATATTTGTGTTTGAACGGTTGGTCCCAAGTCTGGCAGCCATATCTATCACGGAAACCTTCCTCGTCGAAATTTCCAGTGTAATCGAACTTGGGATTTTGCAGATCATCCACACCAGAGTCAATGGAAGTCGAATTGGAAAACAAAGAAGACATAATATaagacataaaaaaataattgtaggTGCTGACGTAAAAGTCAATCAGTTGATAGAATAAGCTGGGGAAATGTTTATAGAGAATTCCATAGAGCaacatttcaatgattcttcttcttctttcttagaATTGCTCAGTTTTAAATTATGGCAAATagggaaaaaaatattattaggtAACGTAATCCTTATTGCAGGAAAATGGGAAATTCAttgtataattttaagaaaaaaagacctataaacatgggcctaccaatattttgttttggagttacagggcgtttcttgtACTCCtattgtgatgattataccagtttatagaAACTTCATCAATCTACGGATTTggtaaataaatatcaaaacttataattcatttattcatcaccTCTTTCACTTTAATAATCTATTTTGTGTGCAATAAATAggtatgatgaaaaaatttaatttttaatgaaagaaataataacataataaaaacaaattcaaataaatatacacTTCAAATATATAATCTAAAACTAAAAGTAAACCAAATATGTAAAACTTATCTCGATAAAACATTCATAATTCTTCTCATAATCGAATAGGTACATCTGAAGGCTCATAAAAATAACAAGTCTTGTCTGGTGttttatgaaacattttctCTCCACTGTAGCATGTATAAGGTAAGAAAACAGATTCAACGtccaaatttttatatttcctgaaaaaatcCTGATACATTCctaagtcaat
This window contains:
- the LOC123681765 gene encoding uncharacterized protein LOC123681765, which translates into the protein MSYIMSSLFSNSTSIDSGVDDLQNPKFDYTGNFDEEGFRDRYGCQTWDQPFKHKYAGNFLYNNMHNKGFYFIKHEDGQSFFDGQFYNNKLEGYGQILYNDGRVHEGLFKDNRKFGPGVLTYPDETQDVGLWNGNHLIRLSISLSSDVVSTLSNSASGRIKLLRFKKIVPALPQKKDVAKGMLSGLTSDESLVNRYPELYNHHVRNENSLFFDRNLYDHAQLGSEDTLIDVLEDEAFVDGVSEANDAEDAGFPCATERCVYVTKQIDELHTELKKIHAIKRKYEKQLESCKKCCKIAVTSLCNDPNPVNSSTSTDYLDMDVKYPSRASNYVESNTSHKPVVEKNLDQMRMQSSIVDDMVLSGGSSRNKILPPSKESINKIYINTQPFHSDPSIHGSDQEKFPSESIEKFTCICLDEEIPNADFLMEQIASLDKKEKFYQKIITFLNETLFKEFSNVNESTSSKVVKLQVEDLLTWNNGKTAIEILQHAFRYRNFEKILSFNIKSLLIGDRSSFGKLGTIESTSINFLKHCLGNKLDEVRRDLFYNNVYPDLSDARGNTGLHLACSGDCHEIIRQLANVGANLDAFNDECLTPLTLTLLRYLAKIKGILIWEKAFLPETVLSSRELDQVTQWRPHESLVSIREFVGSMPHIPISGKRSSTEELKKISEEMSTKIRSHLQSIKSNSLTMKSNINYLFSTSFIEDYEKYKKVVGAKKVEDVEGKEVESIMQTIELLLHYGADPNVGDLPMKPILLTIFSKNLQLLDKLLQHSANPNIVTEDNLSALHILASLPFSQPNVQMAEKFLENSTDPNLKSPNDFWYDQNEELIGKYVSPDVEDCVGKTAIQMVVMRKDYDDENVFFQCDLARVLMEYGSIYDQYYLGHTILSLAVLRGNLKLIETLRPYLQIEQHLGENMGNALTVLGLNRFPVVKQFDACKSIIDKLISLGSNPFDSVYNFSNIFEFFLFDSSICVDYDIPRIRNDLEANDALFRKTLFSNSYNIMKDCNKLCVAYLREVGREILMTLYQCQAMHILLLFASEDLLCHKCLDSMARFFTVQEALDCLKFHIKQNRMTVDAKNEETILKVLNFVKDKAPKGNYSLQREQPKASEPPLTLEEEVKKLGKHFEVPNYIVMYALDNDPEKYEVCYHCLRKSDKKLLCCPCCGSVKFCSEMCNKYNNKLNTRHTCNLLFYDEMREAFEKPKDEFPPTGIDLLMLEAKQTREEERQAQLQRRQVEEEEKLKKQLRKSQKMDSQTILREQSRSRSLIEKSTSVCFLEVKKKPSKKMSKKMVCCKLPSEIFVCDETEQLQPRKLDCGFHCGQVIPDVQLDNEGNIVREKEFCECYPLLKKESMKGDDIIKGIVPTGHREDGDRASAYSLSQIFGGAFEETKMKEYEELDKLFDSFAKEEKQKSLVDEQTEKEGVDAQKEESIHEIYEADKSKHKQKKLKSESDINTKKGKLGKQESKLGKPSKEKIKKEKEPSEILKTKDETGGKEKTEEDAKKLPKKEKSDTDKKKKEKETKEEKEKKEGKGKKEEGDEGKTSTPKKTKDKAADSKKKPKSESSLLDDKTKKKKKGEKKETKSESKLDSEKAEKKKKGKEDKSVGDSAKQDKKTMTKKEEKKKTKKKHEGVQADVTDKEKKSKESSKSSKADKKKKTPKEKEEKVAKKGKKKPGSAKKEPKKGKEKEDKKTKKETKKRPKSKKSEKREKMKEKKKETKSKTTTKTTKSDRTKKEIGKSLTTLKMLDTSLMSSGKMIALSTTNYEDFKRISKVYQYFLELIVKYFPDFDLSCLMLPFACFMDGQLYYKFADALPYYCKTYSTI